In Lacibacter sp. H375, one DNA window encodes the following:
- the hisG gene encoding ATP phosphoribosyltransferase — MMQEKKYTPLSEISGGNAEKPSKLKIAIQKSGRLYDDSVKLLNECGIELRNVKDRLKTESDTFPMEVFFLRDDDIPQYVEDGVADIGIVGENVLFEKNKKAEIVEKLGFGKCRLSLAIPRSETYQGVQSLDGKRIATSYPFLVNEFLKKNNISGEVHEISGSVEIAPGIGLADVVVDLVSSGSTLFMNGLKEVETILQSQSVLIKNNKLNKEQEILLDKLLFRIKAVKKAKRNKYVLMNAPNEKLNEIIALLPGMRSPTVLPLAEGGWSSVHSVLSEDEFWEKIEQLKAAGAEGILVVPIEKMVM, encoded by the coding sequence ATGATGCAGGAAAAAAAATACACCCCGCTCAGCGAAATAAGCGGAGGTAATGCAGAAAAACCATCGAAGCTCAAAATTGCGATTCAGAAGAGTGGACGATTGTATGATGATTCCGTAAAACTGTTGAACGAATGCGGTATTGAACTACGCAATGTAAAAGACCGTTTGAAAACAGAAAGCGATACATTCCCGATGGAAGTATTCTTTTTACGTGATGATGATATACCGCAATATGTAGAAGATGGTGTTGCTGATATTGGCATTGTGGGTGAAAATGTATTGTTTGAAAAAAACAAAAAAGCTGAGATCGTTGAGAAGCTTGGCTTTGGTAAATGCCGTTTGAGTCTGGCTATACCACGCAGCGAAACTTATCAAGGTGTGCAAAGTCTCGATGGCAAACGTATTGCCACCAGTTATCCTTTTTTGGTGAATGAGTTTTTAAAGAAGAACAATATCAGTGGTGAAGTACATGAGATCAGTGGCAGTGTGGAAATTGCACCGGGTATTGGCTTGGCTGATGTGGTGGTTGATCTGGTAAGCAGTGGTTCTACCCTTTTCATGAATGGGTTGAAAGAAGTAGAAACAATTTTACAATCGCAATCAGTGTTGATCAAAAACAACAAACTGAATAAAGAACAGGAAATCTTACTGGATAAATTATTGTTCCGCATTAAAGCTGTTAAGAAAGCGAAGCGTAACAAATATGTGTTGATGAATGCACCAAACGAAAAGTTGAATGAGATCATTGCGCTGCTTCCGGGTATGCGTAGCCCGACAGTATTGCCATTGGCAGAAGGCGGCTGGAGCAGCGTACACAGTGTATTGAGCGAAGATGAGTTCTGGGAAAAAATCGAACAATTGAAAGCGGCAGGTGCTGAAGGTATATTGGTGGTGCCGATTGAGAAGATGGTGATGTAA
- a CDS encoding alpha/beta hydrolase family protein, whose amino-acid sequence MRKLSLLFAFFISFNLFAQDAVNYQLPPKDIMDLALAKPTPTVSVDSKGQWMLLIERNMYPLVDELGQPEVRVAGLRINPANFSQSRQNYINNFTLKNIASGKEYKIAGLPANLLANSVSWSPNEKKFAFTNSTGSIVDLYVVDIATQKATKVNKTALNVVLGAAFSWLDDNTLLYKTATKSPAAMPKRPITPKGPTVQESYGSASPRPTFQDMIKSPYDEQLFEFFATSQLVKNVNGVETKINQPAIYSFISASPDKKYLLVRTINKPFSYVVPANGFNTTVTIHDAAGKLIKELAKIPSSETAPGGNDNVADVPRSIEWRDDEAATIVWCKALDGGLIKNTAEFRDAVYALAAPFTAQPKELFKTKMRYGGVTWGNSTFAIVQEMLRSKVIGRMSRWNPSTGEMELLMERSMTDLYNNPGSPVTEKNSYGRDVVIPKDGKLLMNNTTGASPKGDLPFLAYFDLATKKNEIIWRCKEDEYEMVMEVLDRNSLTVLTRKETQTVVPNYHMKTLKGIVPGGGKQITDFKNPYPQLEGVSVQKISYKRADGVDLTGNLYLPKGYDVKKDGPLPVLMWAYPREFTNARDAAQVRGSKNTFTRISWGSPIFWVTQGYAVLDAAEMPIVSTNPEKKPNDDFIDQLKLNARAAIDKLAAMGVGDSTRVGVGGHSYGAFMTAHLLSHTNWFKGGIARSGAYNRTLTPFSFQNEDRTYWQAPQLYFDMSPFSYAQKIKTPILLVHGDTDDNTGTYPIQSERMFQALKGNGGNVRYVSLPYEAHGYRGKENILHLLWEEHMWLEKYVKGKK is encoded by the coding sequence ATGAGAAAATTATCCCTTTTGTTCGCATTTTTCATTTCGTTTAACCTGTTTGCGCAGGATGCGGTCAATTATCAACTTCCTCCAAAAGACATTATGGACCTTGCGTTGGCAAAACCAACACCCACGGTGAGTGTTGATAGCAAAGGCCAATGGATGTTGTTGATCGAACGAAATATGTATCCACTGGTTGATGAACTTGGCCAGCCTGAAGTAAGAGTTGCCGGTTTACGTATTAACCCGGCTAATTTTTCACAAAGCCGCCAGAATTACATCAACAACTTTACACTGAAGAATATTGCTTCGGGTAAAGAATACAAAATTGCGGGCTTACCTGCCAACCTGTTGGCAAATTCGGTATCGTGGAGTCCAAATGAAAAGAAGTTTGCATTTACCAACAGTACTGGATCAATTGTTGATTTGTATGTTGTAGATATTGCAACGCAAAAGGCAACCAAAGTAAACAAGACAGCTTTGAATGTGGTGTTAGGTGCTGCATTCAGTTGGTTAGATGATAACACACTGTTGTACAAAACAGCAACAAAATCTCCGGCTGCAATGCCGAAACGTCCCATTACACCAAAAGGTCCTACAGTACAAGAAAGTTATGGCAGCGCATCACCACGACCTACTTTTCAGGATATGATCAAATCGCCTTATGATGAACAGCTGTTTGAATTCTTTGCTACCTCACAATTGGTGAAGAATGTAAACGGCGTTGAAACAAAGATCAATCAACCTGCGATCTATAGTTTTATCAGTGCTTCTCCCGATAAAAAATATTTATTGGTTCGCACCATCAACAAACCATTCTCTTATGTAGTTCCTGCAAATGGATTTAATACAACAGTAACTATTCATGATGCAGCCGGTAAGTTAATTAAAGAACTGGCGAAGATTCCTTCCTCGGAAACAGCACCCGGTGGTAATGATAATGTGGCTGATGTTCCCCGCAGTATTGAGTGGCGTGATGATGAAGCAGCAACAATTGTTTGGTGTAAAGCACTGGATGGTGGTTTAATAAAAAACACAGCAGAGTTTCGTGATGCTGTGTATGCATTAGCAGCTCCATTTACTGCACAGCCAAAAGAATTGTTTAAAACAAAAATGCGTTACGGTGGTGTTACATGGGGCAACAGCACATTTGCTATTGTACAGGAAATGCTTCGCAGCAAAGTGATCGGTCGTATGAGTCGTTGGAATCCTTCAACAGGTGAAATGGAATTGCTGATGGAACGCAGTATGACTGACCTCTACAATAATCCCGGTTCACCTGTAACAGAAAAAAACAGTTATGGTCGTGATGTGGTGATCCCGAAGGACGGTAAGCTCTTGATGAATAATACAACAGGTGCATCACCAAAAGGTGATCTTCCATTCCTTGCTTATTTCGATCTGGCAACAAAAAAGAATGAGATCATCTGGCGTTGCAAAGAAGATGAATATGAAATGGTGATGGAAGTGCTTGATCGTAACAGTCTCACTGTTCTTACACGTAAGGAAACACAAACTGTTGTTCCTAACTATCACATGAAAACATTAAAGGGAATTGTACCTGGAGGTGGAAAGCAGATCACCGATTTTAAAAATCCATATCCGCAACTTGAAGGTGTGAGTGTGCAAAAGATCTCTTACAAGCGTGCCGATGGTGTTGATCTTACCGGTAATCTTTATTTACCGAAAGGATATGATGTAAAGAAAGATGGTCCTTTGCCAGTGTTGATGTGGGCTTATCCACGTGAGTTCACCAATGCACGTGATGCAGCGCAGGTGCGTGGTTCAAAAAATACATTTACAAGAATCAGTTGGGGAAGCCCAATCTTTTGGGTAACGCAAGGTTATGCTGTATTAGATGCTGCAGAGATGCCGATCGTGAGTACAAACCCGGAGAAAAAACCAAACGATGATTTTATTGATCAGTTGAAATTAAATGCAAGAGCAGCTATTGATAAATTAGCGGCAATGGGTGTGGGCGATAGCACACGTGTGGGCGTTGGTGGTCATAGTTATGGTGCGTTTATGACAGCGCATTTATTGTCGCATACCAATTGGTTCAAAGGCGGTATTGCACGCAGCGGTGCATATAACCGTACACTTACGCCGTTCAGTTTCCAGAATGAAGACCGTACGTATTGGCAGGCTCCGCAATTATATTTTGATATGAGTCCGTTCAGCTATGCACAAAAGATCAAAACACCGATCTTATTGGTGCATGGTGATACAGATGATAATACAGGAACTTATCCCATTCAAAGTGAGCGTATGTTCCAGGCATTGAAAGGTAATGGTGGTAATGTGCGTTATGTAAGCTTACCTTACGAAGCACATGGTTACCGTGGTAAAGAAAACATTCTTCACCTGTTGTGGGAAGAACATATGTGGCTGGAGAAATACGTGAAGGGGAAGAAGTGA
- the hisB gene encoding bifunctional histidinol-phosphatase/imidazoleglycerol-phosphate dehydratase HisB, which produces MKRVLFIDRDGTLINEAPPTYQLDSFDKLTFYPDVFFYLRKIAAELDYELVMPTNQDGMGTDAFPEDTFWPVHNFVVKSLANEGIVFSEVLIDRTFPHENAPTRKPGTGMFTKYLNNPDYDLANSFVIGDRITDVQLAKNLGCKAIWMNIDANLGAAEIQDKVTELRQSTIVLETPNWKDIYEFLKLGLRTVTHERNTNETKISVELNVDGSGKANIHTGLGFFDHMLDQIARHGKMDLNITTNGDLHIDEHHTIEDTGIALGEAFGKALADKRGMERYGFALPMDEADAKVLIDFGGRNWIVWNATFKREKIGEMPTEMFFHFFKSFSDAAKCNLNIECHGDNEHHKIEAIFKAFAKAIRMAVKRDPLSNYLPSTKGVL; this is translated from the coding sequence ATGAAGCGAGTTCTATTTATCGACAGAGACGGCACACTTATTAATGAAGCCCCTCCTACTTATCAACTCGATTCGTTCGATAAGCTTACATTTTATCCTGATGTATTCTTTTATCTGCGCAAGATCGCTGCTGAACTTGATTATGAATTGGTGATGCCAACAAATCAAGATGGAATGGGCACTGATGCGTTTCCTGAAGACACGTTCTGGCCTGTACACAATTTTGTGGTAAAGAGTTTAGCGAATGAAGGTATTGTATTCAGTGAGGTACTGATCGACCGCACATTCCCGCATGAAAATGCTCCTACACGTAAGCCGGGCACTGGTATGTTTACCAAATACCTCAACAACCCCGATTATGATCTTGCCAATTCATTCGTCATTGGTGATCGTATTACCGATGTACAATTAGCAAAGAACCTTGGTTGCAAAGCCATCTGGATGAATATCGATGCCAATCTTGGTGCTGCTGAAATCCAGGATAAAGTAACGGAGCTGCGTCAATCAACCATTGTATTAGAAACACCAAACTGGAAAGATATCTATGAATTTCTCAAACTCGGTTTGCGTACGGTTACGCATGAACGTAATACCAACGAAACAAAGATCAGCGTTGAACTGAATGTTGATGGCAGCGGCAAAGCAAACATCCACACCGGTCTTGGATTCTTTGATCATATGCTTGACCAGATTGCACGACACGGCAAAATGGATCTCAACATCACCACGAATGGTGATCTGCATATTGATGAACATCATACCATTGAAGACACAGGTATTGCGTTAGGTGAAGCATTTGGTAAAGCCCTTGCTGATAAGCGTGGCATGGAGCGTTATGGTTTTGCCTTACCAATGGATGAAGCCGATGCAAAAGTGCTGATTGATTTCGGCGGTCGTAACTGGATCGTTTGGAATGCAACATTCAAGCGTGAGAAGATCGGCGAAATGCCAACGGAAATGTTCTTCCATTTCTTCAAATCGTTCAGCGATGCAGCAAAATGTAATCTCAACATCGAATGTCATGGCGACAATGAACATCATAAAATTGAAGCCATCTTCAAAGCATTTGCCAAAGCCATCCGCATGGCGGTAAAACGTGATCCATTGAGCAATTATTTACCTTCTACCAAAGGAGTATTGTAG
- a CDS encoding c-type cytochrome, producing MKKISIALLIAVSAFAFTTQQPDLKASVLRGKKVYENNCLSCHQPDGKGMQGMNPPLTKTKQVLGNKTQLINIILVGLDEEMVINGVTYLNPMPSQPHLKDQEIADVLTYVRNSFGNKASLVTTAEVKAARAKMK from the coding sequence ATGAAGAAGATTTCAATTGCATTGCTCATCGCCGTTTCTGCATTTGCGTTCACTACGCAGCAACCTGATCTGAAAGCATCAGTGCTGCGTGGGAAAAAAGTATATGAAAATAATTGCCTGTCCTGTCATCAACCCGATGGTAAAGGAATGCAGGGGATGAATCCTCCACTTACAAAAACAAAGCAGGTGCTGGGTAATAAAACACAACTCATCAATATTATATTGGTCGGGCTTGACGAAGAAATGGTGATCAACGGCGTAACCTATTTGAACCCCATGCCTTCGCAACCACACCTGAAAGACCAGGAAATTGCAGATGTGTTAACGTATGTGCGCAATAGTTTTGGCAACAAAGCAAGTTTGGTTACAACAGCAGAAGTAAAAGCAGCAAGAGCTAAAATGAAATAA
- the hisD gene encoding histidinol dehydrogenase — MQIIKHPKKSEWSRLLKRPAIESLSLEASVTNILHQVKASGDEALKRFATIYDKVSVTELLVSKEEIDAAAATISNELKDAIALAKKNIETFHAKQVSAVEKVETMLGVVCWRKSVAIEKVGLYIPGGTAPLFSTILMLSIPAKIAGCKEIILCTPPGKDGKINAAILYTAKLVGITKIFKTGGAQAIAAMAYGTESVPQVYKIFGPGNQYVTCAKQLVQKDGVAIDMPAGPSEVCVMADDTANASFVAADLLSQAEHGVDSQVLLVSTSEAMINEVLIETAKQLEQLPRKEFAAKALENSKAILLHSTTEMIELVNEYAAEHLIISCKDDEAIAEQIINAGSIFLGNYSPESVGDYASGTNHTLPTNGYAKAYSGVSVDSFVKKITYQKLSKEGLQNIGKAVELMAEAEGLEAHANAVRKRSQ; from the coding sequence ATGCAGATCATAAAACATCCAAAGAAAAGTGAGTGGAGCAGGTTGCTCAAACGTCCGGCAATTGAATCGTTGTCGCTGGAAGCAAGCGTAACAAATATCCTTCACCAGGTAAAAGCAAGTGGTGATGAAGCATTGAAACGTTTCGCCACTATTTATGATAAAGTCTCAGTGACTGAATTATTGGTTTCAAAAGAAGAGATCGATGCAGCTGCTGCAACTATCAGTAATGAGTTGAAAGATGCTATTGCTCTTGCAAAAAAGAATATTGAAACGTTTCATGCGAAACAGGTAAGTGCTGTTGAGAAAGTGGAAACCATGCTCGGTGTTGTTTGCTGGCGTAAATCAGTAGCTATTGAAAAAGTGGGCTTGTATATTCCCGGTGGTACCGCTCCCCTGTTCTCTACAATTTTAATGTTAAGCATCCCTGCAAAAATTGCAGGATGCAAAGAAATTATTTTGTGTACACCTCCAGGTAAAGATGGAAAGATCAATGCTGCCATTTTATATACAGCGAAACTGGTTGGTATCACAAAAATATTCAAGACAGGTGGTGCACAGGCAATTGCTGCCATGGCTTATGGTACAGAATCCGTTCCACAGGTATATAAAATTTTCGGCCCGGGTAATCAATATGTAACCTGTGCCAAACAGTTAGTACAAAAAGATGGTGTTGCCATTGATATGCCTGCCGGACCAAGCGAAGTATGTGTGATGGCTGATGATACAGCCAATGCATCTTTTGTTGCTGCTGATCTGTTGTCGCAGGCAGAACATGGTGTTGATTCGCAGGTGTTGCTGGTGAGCACTTCAGAAGCAATGATCAACGAAGTATTGATCGAGACTGCAAAACAACTGGAACAATTACCACGTAAAGAATTTGCTGCAAAAGCATTGGAGAACAGTAAAGCAATCCTTCTACACAGCACAACAGAAATGATCGAATTAGTGAATGAATATGCTGCGGAACATCTCATCATCAGTTGTAAAGACGACGAAGCAATAGCAGAACAGATCATCAATGCAGGTTCTATCTTCCTTGGCAATTATTCACCTGAAAGTGTAGGTGATTATGCCAGCGGCACCAATCATACGTTGCCTACCAACGGATATGCAAAAGCATACAGCGGTGTAAGCGTTGACAGCTTTGTGAAGAAGATCACTTACCAAAAATTAAGCAAAGAAGGTTTACAGAATATTGGCAAGGCAGTTGAACTGATGGCGGAAGCGGAAGGATTAGAGGCGCATGCGAATGCAGTGAGAAAGAGAAGCCAATAG
- the hisC gene encoding histidinol-phosphate transaminase: protein MSFDLNNLLRSNIKALVPYSSARDEFHGEAKVYLDANENSIGSPLVKWYNRYPDPQQQKIKQKLSAIKGVSPKQIFIGNGSDECIDLLYRAFCNPGVDNVIICPPTYGMYEVSANINDVELRKAPLLDDFQLNLAHMETLVDERTKLIWICSPNNPTGNSINLADIEMVLNNFDGIVVVDEAYINFSRQRSLVTLLADYPNLVVMQTLSKAWGLAGLRLGMAFASEEIINVYNKIKPPYNISEAVQELVVKALDNVEDVNEMIKELVKERKRLEAELPKLAVVEKVYPSDANFLLVKVVDARGIYEYLLANQIVVRDRSKVLLCEGSLRITVGTAKENDELLNALQKFIV, encoded by the coding sequence ATGTCATTCGATTTAAACAATTTACTCCGCTCCAACATCAAAGCCCTTGTTCCCTACTCTTCTGCACGTGATGAATTTCACGGCGAAGCGAAAGTGTATTTGGATGCAAATGAAAACAGTATTGGTTCACCATTAGTGAAATGGTACAACCGTTACCCCGATCCTCAGCAGCAAAAGATCAAACAAAAATTATCTGCGATAAAAGGCGTTTCACCCAAACAGATTTTTATTGGTAATGGCAGCGATGAATGTATTGATCTGCTATACCGTGCTTTCTGTAATCCAGGTGTTGATAATGTGATCATTTGTCCGCCAACCTATGGTATGTATGAAGTAAGTGCCAACATCAACGATGTGGAATTACGTAAAGCTCCATTGCTGGATGATTTCCAACTGAACCTTGCACACATGGAAACATTGGTGGATGAGCGCACCAAACTCATCTGGATCTGTTCACCCAACAATCCAACGGGTAACAGCATCAACCTTGCTGATATTGAAATGGTGCTGAATAATTTTGACGGTATTGTGGTGGTTGATGAAGCATACATCAACTTCTCCCGTCAGCGTTCATTGGTAACATTGCTGGCCGATTACCCGAACCTTGTGGTAATGCAAACACTCAGCAAAGCATGGGGATTGGCTGGTTTACGTTTAGGTATGGCATTTGCAAGTGAAGAGATCATCAACGTTTATAATAAGATCAAACCTCCTTATAACATCAGCGAAGCCGTGCAGGAACTGGTAGTGAAGGCACTCGACAATGTAGAAGATGTGAACGAAATGATAAAAGAACTTGTGAAAGAGCGCAAACGACTGGAAGCAGAATTACCAAAGCTCGCAGTAGTAGAAAAGGTTTATCCAAGTGATGCCAATTTCCTGTTGGTGAAAGTTGTAGATGCAAGAGGCATCTATGAATATTTGCTCGCCAACCAGATCGTTGTACGTGACCGAAGTAAAGTTCTTTTATGCGAAGGATCGCTACGTATTACCGTAGGAACTGCAAAGGAGAATGATGAATTACTGAATGCTTTGCAGAAGTTTATTGTTTAA